One Denticeps clupeoides chromosome 10, fDenClu1.1, whole genome shotgun sequence genomic window carries:
- the zfp64 gene encoding zinc finger protein 64: MASFHTEGPSHVLVEVSPDIHICGFCKQQYNNFELFLAHKQSGCQIPPADQGPSPALSESGTTLVFEEAFQACVAKVVRKNLSRAQKRMKPAAGSVRRSCAFSGCTFKTQYGQKDMERHLKTHTGEKPFECELCHKRFSRRDKLNMHSRSHTGEKPHKCRYCAYAAADSSSLKKHLRIHYDERPFKCQICPYASRNSSQLTVHLRSHTGDCPFQCNQCEAKFKINSDLKRHVRVHSGEKPYKCDFCDYRCAMKGNLKSHVQIKHGTGDALRCPDCDFRCSSKAALRQHSRQHQPALPVRCPECSYSCSSKGALKIHERVHSDERPFRCEHCGFSSKQRSNLLIHRKKSHAGEGGAAAAGKAASSRYRARLEATRAFRCDACDASFVREDSLRSHRRQHQQSGFLQLSPAQGPAQLHVPADRLAAYAGAQLKIIVTPQLGQEAAAKSPLGPMVQQVSLVLPPAEDALEQPAFLLTHAAAATTATSLQQRLGGDVTPTFITTCSDLDGLTALIQEGGTEVTVVTEGTAPTGQAFGPPVDEVTSSLSPDVASKPGESVQTLMVPLSLEEPQHIFSDSGHSTD, encoded by the exons ATGGCTTCGTTTCACACAGAAG GGCCCAGCCACGTCCTGGTGGAGGTCAGCCCTGACATCCACATCTGCGGCTTCTGCAAGCAGCAGTACAACAACTTCGAGCTCTTCCTCGCCCACAAGCAGAGCGGCTGCCAGATTCCCCCCGCTGACCAGGGTCCAAGTCCGGCCCTCTCAG AGTCCGGCACCACGCTGGTGTTTGAAGAGGCGTTCCAGGCCTGTGTTGCCAAAGTTGTCCGGAAGAACCTGAGCAGAGCCCAGAAGCGGATGAAGCCGGCCGCGGGGTCGGTCAGGAGGAGCTGCGCGTTCTCAG GCTGCACCTTCAAAACGCAGTACGGCCAGAAGGACATGGAGCGGCACCTGAAAACGCACACAG GCGAGAAGCCGTTCGAGTGCGAGCTCTGCCACAAGCGCTTCAGCCGGCGGGACAAGCTGAACATGCACAGCCGCTCgcacaccggcgagaagccgCACAAGTGCAGGTACTGCGCCTACGCCGCCGCCGACAGCAGCAGCCTGAAGAAGCACCTGCGCATCCACTACGACGAGCGGCCCTTCAAGTGCCAGATCTGCCCGTACGCCAGCCGCAACTCCAGCCAGCTGACCGTCCACCTGCGCTCGCACACCG GTGACTGTCCGTTCCAGTGTAACCAGTGCGAAGCCAAATTCAAGATCAACTCGGACCTGAAGCGCCACGTGCGCGTCCACTCCGGAGAGAAGCCGTACAAATGCGATTTCTGCGACTATCGCTGCGCCATGAAGGGCAACCTGAAGTCGCACGTCCAGATCAAACACGGCACGGGCGACGCCCTCCGCTGCCCCGACTGCGACTTCCGGTGCAGCAGCAAGGCGGCGCTGCGGCAGCACTCGCGCCAGCACCAGCCGGCGCTGCCCGTCCGCTGCCCCGAGTGCAGCTACTCCTGCTCCAGCAAGGGGGCGCTGAAGATCCACGAGCGCGTCCACTCGGACGAGCGGCCCTTCCGCTGCGAGCACTGCGGCTTCTCCTCCAAGCAGCGCAGCAACCTGCTCATCCACCGCAAGAAGAGCCACGCCGGCGAGGGCGGGGCCGCAGCAGCCGGAAAAGCGGCGAGCTCGCGGTACAGAGCGCGTCTGGAGGCCACGCGAGCCTTCCGCTGCGACGCCTGCGACGCGTCGTTCGTGCGCGAAGACTCGCTGCGTAGCCACCGGCGCCAGCACCAGCAGAGCGGGTTCCTGCAGCTGAGCCCGGCGCAGGGCCCCGCCCAGCTCCACGTCCCGGCCGACCGGCTGGCGGCGTACGCCGGCGCCCAGCTGAAGATCATCGTGACGCCGCAGCTCGGCCAGGAGGCGGCGGCTAAATCGCCGCTCGGCCCCATGGTCCAGCAGGTGAGTCTCGTCCTGCCGCCGGCAGAGGACGCCCTGGAGCAGCCGGCCTTCCTGCTGAcgcacgccgccgccgccaccaccgccaccTCCCTTCAACAGAGACTCGGGGGGGACGTCACCCCAACCTTCATCACCACCTGCTCCGACCTGGACGGCCTGACCGCACTCATCCAGGAGGGCGGCACAGAGGTCACCGTGGTCACCGAGGGCACCGCCCCCACAGGTCAGGCTTTTGGGCCGCCCGTGGATGAGGTCACcagttctctctctccagaCGTTGCGTCCAAACCCGGCGAGTCTGTCCAGACCC